The following are encoded in a window of Sutcliffiella horikoshii genomic DNA:
- a CDS encoding secondary thiamine-phosphate synthase enzyme YjbQ yields the protein MMHTLNLQTHKRDEWQDITAKVESLVQKSGVKEGHVMVYCPHTTAGITINENADPDVVKDVVMRLDEVYPWEHPKYRHMEGNTAAHLKAMTLGNSQQVIIQNGELVLGTWQSIFFCEFDGPRHRKIYIKVMKDAE from the coding sequence ATGATGCACACTTTAAATCTACAAACACATAAGAGGGATGAGTGGCAAGATATCACGGCTAAGGTGGAGAGTTTGGTTCAAAAATCAGGGGTAAAAGAAGGGCATGTAATGGTATATTGTCCGCATACAACTGCAGGAATTACTATTAATGAGAATGCAGATCCAGATGTTGTAAAGGACGTTGTGATGCGACTGGATGAAGTATATCCATGGGAACATCCTAAATACCGGCATATGGAAGGAAATACTGCAGCTCACCTGAAAGCAATGACGCTTGGGAACTCCCAGCAGGTAATCATCCAAAACGGAGAGCTTGTTCTTGGTACTTGGCAAAGTATTTTTTTCTGTGAATTTGATGGACCGCGTCATAGAAAAATCTATATTAAGGTGATGAAAGACGCTGAATAA
- a CDS encoding DUF2515 family protein, whose product MFGKWFTGTISKPNNDLVKLWTTTEENQLKKEWTNSPFNHSPSLKEKDMLVKIRTKTASLNRNNVTRTQAYLDFYLKHPEVHWSFLAHMVSRNGGWNMTDLKASHISTLLSYEKASILFRFLEKANHLIFQDAYPQLLLYEESKKAGRPLFYLLSEFHVSPFMIPIWTLFLNDNSKKELLTVSLIINEQNFIESNLLQNAYFQQKVLSSLTYQLQEKLGFTLVLFPYRKASKTLLTGLGVQQFSNLSNRIEIGKKLYVLLFKNADVLQGALGFSKEKSHTGSREDYLPAVFSSKSDSSKIYSPTIDAAWADFDHPSIVPVAWFHNIEEVLPFFHLPSTQEPADMEKTHLYNLMKLTGISELHGVFFDK is encoded by the coding sequence ATGTTTGGGAAGTGGTTTACAGGAACAATATCCAAGCCGAATAATGATTTGGTAAAATTATGGACTACTACAGAAGAAAATCAACTCAAAAAGGAATGGACAAATTCCCCCTTTAACCATTCACCTTCATTAAAAGAAAAAGATATGTTGGTCAAAATCCGCACCAAGACTGCAAGCCTTAATCGAAACAATGTTACACGAACTCAAGCCTATTTGGATTTTTATCTTAAACACCCTGAAGTGCATTGGAGTTTCTTGGCTCACATGGTATCAAGAAATGGCGGCTGGAATATGACAGACCTGAAAGCCAGTCACATATCGACCTTGCTTTCCTACGAGAAGGCCTCCATCCTATTTCGTTTTCTTGAAAAAGCCAATCACCTCATTTTTCAAGATGCTTACCCACAACTGCTCCTTTATGAAGAAAGTAAAAAAGCCGGGAGACCTCTATTTTATCTACTCTCCGAATTTCATGTTTCACCTTTTATGATTCCGATATGGACACTTTTTTTGAATGACAACAGCAAGAAAGAACTGCTTACCGTTTCCTTGATCATTAATGAACAGAATTTTATAGAGTCTAACCTCCTTCAGAATGCTTATTTTCAGCAAAAAGTCTTATCTAGTTTAACCTACCAGCTTCAGGAAAAACTGGGCTTTACACTAGTGTTGTTTCCTTACCGGAAGGCTTCAAAAACTCTATTGACAGGCCTTGGAGTACAACAATTCTCCAACCTTTCCAACCGTATTGAGATAGGAAAAAAGCTTTATGTACTTCTGTTTAAGAACGCGGATGTCCTGCAGGGGGCTTTAGGTTTTAGCAAGGAGAAATCCCATACCGGTTCAAGGGAAGATTACCTTCCTGCCGTTTTTTCATCTAAGTCTGATTCCAGTAAAATATATAGTCCGACCATAGATGCAGCTTGGGCGGATTTTGATCATCCATCCATTGTGCCTGTTGCTTGGTTCCATAATATTGAGGAGGTGTTACCGTTTTTCCATCTCCCTTCCACCCAAGAGCCGGCTGATATGGAGAAAACTCATCTTTATAATTTGATGAAGCTTACTGGGATATCTGAGCTTCATGGGGTTTTCTTTGATAAGTAA
- a CDS encoding M15 family metallopeptidase codes for MKKKHFSVLVILLLLTGCSNQLDEVNWKFWEYFTNDTAEEVVEETPVEEEPVEEEEQPEETPQTEAPPETNENQYVLEEPFFTVLNEEKVIENTDNLLVLVNKNQSLPTDYVPSDLTIPDVPFSFEGDYEKKYLREAAARALEELFAAAEAENVEIFAVSGYRSYETQYGIYNTYLKKWGKEKTNAVSAIPGHSEHQTGLAMDISSRSAALDLTEEFGETPEGKWVKEHASEHGFIIRYPKDGEVITGYQYEPWHLRYVGKEVAAYMDEHDLTLEEFFDRAIKQ; via the coding sequence ATGAAAAAGAAACATTTTTCTGTCCTGGTGATATTACTATTGTTAACAGGATGTTCCAATCAATTGGACGAAGTTAACTGGAAGTTCTGGGAGTATTTTACCAATGATACGGCAGAAGAGGTTGTAGAGGAGACACCTGTTGAAGAAGAACCGGTGGAGGAAGAAGAACAACCGGAAGAAACCCCACAGACCGAAGCACCGCCTGAAACAAATGAGAACCAGTACGTCTTGGAAGAACCGTTTTTCACCGTGTTGAATGAGGAAAAGGTGATTGAAAACACGGATAACCTATTAGTGCTGGTAAATAAAAATCAGTCCTTGCCAACTGATTATGTTCCAAGTGATTTGACTATTCCAGATGTTCCTTTTTCTTTTGAAGGTGACTATGAGAAAAAATACCTTAGGGAAGCAGCGGCACGTGCATTGGAAGAGCTTTTTGCTGCAGCAGAAGCTGAGAATGTAGAAATTTTCGCAGTATCTGGTTATCGTTCCTATGAAACGCAGTATGGAATTTATAATACTTACTTGAAAAAGTGGGGAAAAGAAAAAACCAATGCTGTTTCTGCGATACCAGGACATAGTGAACACCAAACAGGTTTGGCTATGGACATTTCAAGCAGGTCTGCAGCGCTAGACTTAACAGAGGAATTTGGCGAAACACCTGAAGGGAAATGGGTGAAAGAGCATGCAAGTGAGCATGGGTTCATTATCCGATACCCAAAGGATGGGGAAGTTATTACAGGTTATCAATATGAGCCTTGGCATCTTCGTTATGTTGGCAAAGAGGTAGCAGCTTATATGGATGAACATGATCTAACCTTAGAAGAATTCTTTGACCGTGCGATAAAACAATAA
- a CDS encoding YodL domain-containing protein, whose translation MLALKRMMKMGTGEYDVTIMQTPNYGESKGYNPIFRLTMEGSSHQDIVDQVYKKFNVTDSIPRDYEGRFIATGDIIMIDEGTLGITYYRLEFGGWKKINRVAVR comes from the coding sequence ATGTTGGCTCTTAAAAGAATGATGAAGATGGGGACAGGGGAATATGATGTGACCATTATGCAAACACCTAATTATGGAGAATCAAAAGGGTACAATCCCATTTTCCGACTAACCATGGAAGGAAGCAGTCATCAGGATATAGTGGATCAGGTATATAAAAAATTCAATGTGACAGACTCTATTCCACGTGATTATGAAGGCCGGTTTATTGCTACTGGAGATATTATCATGATTGATGAAGGTACTTTGGGAATTACTTATTACCGGTTGGAATTTGGAGGCTGGAAGAAAATAAATCGTGTCGCAGTACGCTAA
- the deoD gene encoding purine-nucleoside phosphorylase, giving the protein MSVHIGAKQGEIAETILLPGDPLRAKYIAETFLEDAVCYNEVRGMLGYTGTYKGERVSVQGTGMGVPSISIYINELMNEYNVQNLVRVGTCGAIQKDVKVRDVILAMSASTDSQMNRLTFGGVDYAPTANFDLLKKAYDVGVEKGLNLKVGNVFTADMFYNDNGELEKWAKYGILAIEMESAALYTLAAKYGRNALSVLTVSDHILTGEETTSEERQSTFSDMMEVALEAVIKK; this is encoded by the coding sequence ATGAGTGTACATATTGGAGCAAAACAAGGTGAAATAGCCGAAACGATCCTACTACCTGGAGATCCGTTACGTGCAAAATACATTGCAGAAACATTCCTTGAGGATGCAGTCTGCTACAATGAAGTAAGAGGAATGTTAGGCTATACAGGTACTTATAAGGGTGAAAGAGTCTCTGTTCAAGGTACTGGCATGGGAGTTCCATCTATTTCCATTTACATTAATGAACTTATGAATGAATATAATGTGCAAAACTTAGTTCGCGTAGGAACATGCGGAGCTATCCAGAAAGATGTAAAGGTTCGTGACGTAATCCTTGCAATGAGTGCTTCCACTGACTCACAAATGAACCGTTTAACATTCGGTGGAGTGGACTATGCACCGACTGCTAATTTCGATCTTCTCAAAAAGGCTTATGACGTTGGAGTGGAAAAAGGTCTGAATTTAAAAGTTGGAAATGTCTTCACGGCAGACATGTTCTACAATGACAACGGCGAGCTTGAAAAATGGGCGAAGTACGGAATTCTTGCAATTGAGATGGAATCCGCAGCGCTTTATACTTTGGCTGCAAAATATGGCCGAAATGCATTATCTGTTCTAACAGTAAGCGACCATATCCTTACTGGAGAAGAAACAACATCCGAAGAACGCCAATCTACATTCAGCGACATGATGGAAGTGGCATTGGAAGCTGTAATAAAAAAATAA
- a CDS encoding YozD family protein encodes MKEIEVVIDTEEIAEFFYNELVRRGYVPAESEIEELADIMFDYLLEKCIIDEEIE; translated from the coding sequence GTGAAAGAAATCGAAGTGGTCATTGACACAGAAGAAATAGCCGAGTTCTTTTACAATGAGCTGGTAAGGCGGGGGTATGTTCCAGCTGAAAGCGAGATAGAAGAGTTGGCGGATATCATGTTTGATTATTTATTAGAGAAATGCATTATTGATGAAGAGATAGAATAG